The following coding sequences are from one Arthrobacter crystallopoietes window:
- a CDS encoding exodeoxyribonuclease III, with translation MKIATWNVNSIRARADRIEAWLLRSDVDVVAIQETKATDENFPWELFENNGYEVAHFGLNQWNGVAIASRVGLDDVERTFMDQPHFGKTDDAVHAEARAIAATCAGVRVWSLYVPNGRSRNDPHMAYKLQWLDVLKKHAADWLQADPQAQIALTGDWNIAPRDEDVWDIEKFQREELTHVSEPERAAFRAFEEAGYIDVVRPIHPGPGTYTYWDYTQLRFPKKEGMRIDFILASPALASRVTDAIIDREERKGKGASDHAPVIVELD, from the coding sequence GTGAAGATTGCTACGTGGAATGTTAACTCGATCCGTGCCCGCGCCGACCGTATCGAGGCATGGTTGCTACGCTCCGATGTGGATGTGGTGGCCATCCAGGAAACCAAAGCCACCGATGAGAACTTTCCGTGGGAGCTGTTCGAAAACAACGGCTACGAGGTGGCCCACTTCGGGCTGAACCAGTGGAACGGCGTCGCCATCGCCTCCCGCGTGGGGCTCGACGACGTGGAGCGCACCTTCATGGACCAGCCGCACTTCGGCAAGACCGATGACGCCGTCCACGCCGAAGCTCGTGCCATCGCAGCGACCTGCGCCGGCGTGCGGGTCTGGAGCCTTTATGTTCCGAACGGCCGGTCGCGGAATGACCCGCACATGGCGTACAAACTGCAGTGGCTCGACGTGCTCAAGAAACACGCCGCGGACTGGCTGCAGGCGGACCCGCAGGCACAGATCGCCCTGACCGGGGACTGGAACATCGCCCCGCGGGACGAGGACGTCTGGGACATCGAAAAGTTCCAGCGCGAGGAACTGACCCACGTCAGCGAACCCGAGCGCGCCGCCTTCCGCGCGTTCGAGGAGGCCGGCTATATCGACGTCGTTCGCCCGATCCACCCCGGCCCGGGCACCTACACGTACTGGGACTACACCCAGCTGCGCTTCCCGAAGAAGGAAGGCATGCGGATCGACTTTATCCTGGCCTCGCCGGCCTTGGCCTCGCGCGTGACCGACGCGATCATCGACCGCGAGGAACGCAAGGGCAAGGGCGCCTCCGACCACGCGCCCGTGATTGTGGAACTGGACTAG
- the nadE gene encoding ammonia-dependent NAD(+) synthetase, translating into MRELQVKIIAEMGVRPTIDPAEETRRRVTFLKDYLKASRTKGFVLGISGGLDSTVAGKLAQLAVDELEAEGVEANFVAVRLPYKVQHDEDDAQAALKFIDPKTSWTFDVAPAVDGFETEFTTTTGEKITDFNKGNIKARTRMIAQYALAGQHNYLVIGTDHGAESVTGFFTKFGDGGADILPLFGLNKRQNRQLLEHLGAEERLYKKEPTADLLDDQPGRTDEDELGLSYDHIDDYLEGREVPEEVAEAIEHRYLVTRHKRTVPVTIADDWWRN; encoded by the coding sequence ATGCGTGAACTCCAGGTGAAAATCATTGCAGAAATGGGCGTCCGGCCCACCATTGATCCCGCTGAGGAAACCCGCCGGCGGGTCACTTTCCTGAAGGACTATCTGAAGGCCAGCCGCACCAAGGGCTTTGTCCTGGGCATCAGCGGCGGACTGGATTCCACCGTGGCCGGCAAGCTGGCCCAACTGGCCGTCGACGAGCTCGAAGCCGAAGGCGTGGAGGCCAACTTCGTGGCGGTCCGCCTGCCCTACAAGGTGCAGCATGACGAGGACGACGCGCAGGCGGCGCTGAAGTTCATCGACCCGAAAACATCGTGGACCTTCGACGTGGCGCCGGCGGTGGACGGATTCGAAACCGAATTCACTACCACCACCGGCGAAAAGATCACCGACTTCAACAAGGGCAACATCAAGGCGCGGACCCGGATGATCGCCCAGTACGCCCTGGCCGGACAGCACAACTACCTGGTCATCGGCACCGACCACGGCGCGGAATCGGTCACCGGGTTCTTCACCAAATTCGGCGATGGCGGCGCGGACATCCTGCCGCTGTTCGGGCTGAACAAGCGGCAAAACCGCCAGCTGCTGGAACACCTCGGCGCCGAGGAACGGCTGTACAAGAAAGAACCGACGGCGGACCTGCTCGATGACCAGCCCGGCCGCACGGACGAGGACGAGCTCGGCCTCTCCTACGACCACATCGACGACTACCTCGAGGGCCGCGAGGTTCCGGAAGAAGTCGCCGAGGCAATTGAGCACCGGTACCTGGTCACCCGGCACAAGCGCACGGTCCCGGTGACCATCGCGGACGACTGGTGGCGGAACTAA
- a CDS encoding sugar phosphate isomerase/epimerase family protein, with protein MARNYTLFTGQWADLPFEKVAELAAGWGYDGLEIAVSGDHLDAWRWDDDAYIQDRLDILARNGLKVWAISNHLKGQAVCDDPIDFRHRDIVGPRVWGDGDPQGVRERAAEEMKLTARLAQRLGVKTVVGFTGSSIWQYVAMFPPVPAEVIEAGYRDFADRWNPILDVFDECGVRFAHEIHPSEIAYDYWSTVQALEAIGHREAFGINWDPSHMMWQDIDPVSLIWDFKDRIYHVDCKDTKLRITGRNTRLGSHLPWGDPRRGWDFVSAGRGDVPWEASFRALNAIGYDGPISVEWEDAGMDRLRGAPEALAFLKQFDFTRPEASFDSAFKQ; from the coding sequence ATGGCACGCAACTACACGCTCTTCACCGGCCAGTGGGCGGACCTGCCCTTCGAAAAGGTGGCCGAGCTGGCCGCCGGCTGGGGGTACGACGGCCTGGAGATCGCCGTGTCCGGGGACCATCTGGACGCATGGCGTTGGGACGATGACGCCTACATCCAGGACCGGCTGGACATCCTGGCGCGCAACGGGCTGAAGGTCTGGGCGATCTCCAACCACCTGAAGGGCCAGGCGGTGTGCGATGACCCGATCGACTTCCGGCACCGCGACATCGTGGGCCCGCGGGTGTGGGGCGACGGCGACCCGCAGGGCGTCCGCGAGCGCGCCGCGGAGGAAATGAAGCTCACCGCCCGGCTGGCGCAGCGGCTCGGTGTGAAGACCGTGGTGGGGTTCACCGGTTCATCCATCTGGCAGTACGTGGCGATGTTCCCGCCGGTGCCCGCCGAGGTGATCGAGGCCGGTTACCGGGACTTCGCGGACCGCTGGAACCCCATTCTGGATGTGTTCGATGAGTGCGGGGTCAGGTTTGCGCACGAAATCCACCCGTCCGAAATCGCGTACGACTACTGGTCCACGGTGCAGGCGTTGGAGGCGATCGGCCACCGCGAGGCGTTCGGGATCAACTGGGACCCCAGCCACATGATGTGGCAGGACATCGACCCGGTCTCGCTGATCTGGGACTTCAAGGACCGGATCTACCATGTGGACTGCAAGGACACGAAGCTGCGGATCACCGGCCGCAACACCCGGCTGGGCTCGCACCTGCCCTGGGGCGATCCGCGCCGCGGCTGGGACTTCGTCTCGGCCGGACGTGGCGACGTGCCGTGGGAAGCGAGTTTCCGCGCGCTGAACGCCATCGGCTACGACGGTCCGATCAGCGTGGAATGGGAGGACGCCGGGATGGACCGGCTGCGCGGCGCGCCGGAAGCGCTGGCGTTCCTGAAGCAGTTCGACTTCACCCGGCCCGAGGCTTCCTTCGACTCCGCCTTCAAGCAGTGA
- a CDS encoding Gfo/Idh/MocA family protein: MTATVPDPAPARSPDAATPAAPLGVAVLGYSFMGKAHSNAWRNVGAFYDTPPVARQVLVGRDQDQLSAAAQRYGWAETATDWREVLTRDDVQIVDICTPGHLHAEQAIAALEAGKHVLVEKPLANSVAEAEKMAAAAREAATRGVIAMTGFTYRRIPALVLARQLIADGKLGQVRQVRVSYLQDWLADEAAPMTWRLRKETAGSGAMGDLASHAVDQVQFLLGERVASVSATINTFVPQRTGPAGLEPVTVDDAAWATLRLPSGAVASVEVSRFATGRRNALEIEVYGSGGHLRFDLENLNELHYYDAGAPAALQGSARILVTDAEHPYLDAWWPPGHILGWDHAFTSQAADFLTAIRTGTPPAASFEDGLAVQRVLDAMERSAAQASTAVVI; the protein is encoded by the coding sequence ATGACCGCAACCGTTCCGGATCCCGCTCCGGCGCGCTCCCCTGACGCGGCCACCCCGGCGGCTCCGTTGGGGGTAGCCGTACTGGGGTATTCGTTTATGGGCAAGGCGCACTCGAACGCCTGGCGCAATGTGGGCGCGTTCTACGACACTCCCCCGGTGGCGCGTCAGGTGCTGGTGGGGCGGGACCAGGACCAGCTGAGTGCGGCCGCGCAACGCTACGGCTGGGCCGAAACGGCCACCGACTGGCGCGAAGTGCTGACGCGGGACGACGTGCAGATTGTGGACATCTGTACACCCGGCCACCTGCACGCGGAGCAGGCCATCGCGGCGCTGGAGGCGGGCAAGCATGTGCTGGTGGAAAAGCCGCTGGCCAACTCGGTGGCCGAGGCCGAAAAGATGGCCGCCGCCGCCCGGGAGGCCGCCACCCGGGGCGTCATCGCGATGACCGGGTTCACGTACCGGCGGATTCCGGCCCTGGTGCTGGCGCGGCAGCTGATCGCGGACGGGAAGCTGGGGCAGGTCCGGCAGGTGCGCGTGTCCTACCTGCAGGACTGGCTCGCGGACGAGGCCGCGCCGATGACGTGGCGGCTGCGGAAGGAAACCGCGGGCTCCGGTGCCATGGGAGACCTTGCCTCGCACGCGGTGGACCAGGTGCAGTTCCTGCTCGGCGAGCGCGTGGCCAGCGTCTCGGCCACCATCAATACCTTCGTTCCGCAGCGCACCGGCCCCGCCGGCCTGGAGCCGGTGACGGTGGACGATGCCGCCTGGGCCACGCTGCGGCTGCCCTCCGGCGCCGTGGCCAGCGTGGAGGTCAGCAGGTTCGCCACCGGCCGACGCAACGCACTTGAGATTGAGGTCTATGGCTCAGGCGGGCACCTGCGCTTCGACCTGGAGAACCTGAACGAACTGCATTATTACGACGCCGGGGCGCCGGCAGCGCTGCAGGGTTCCGCCAGAATTCTGGTCACCGACGCGGAGCACCCCTACCTGGATGCGTGGTGGCCGCCCGGGCACATCCTCGGCTGGGACCACGCCTTCACCTCGCAGGCGGCGGACTTCCTGACCGCCATCCGGACCGGCACCCCGCCGGCGGCGTCCTTTGAAGACGGCCTGGCCGTACAGCGGGTGCTCGACGCAATGGAACGCAGCGCCGCCCAGGCGAGCACCGCCGTCGTTATTTGA
- a CDS encoding sugar phosphate isomerase/epimerase family protein produces the protein MADRLIGVNTWVWDSPLTDANLPPLLAKIAALGFNAVELPLENAGDFTAAIARQALAATGLKPFIVGAMAPGRDLVAADAATVAATQDYLAACIQMAYDVGAPAVCGPFYSATGRVWRLTEAERAEAYRELRRNLAPLAARAAEAGVVLGIEPLNRYETSLVNTVEQALDALAPLLGNGVGLALDSYHLNIEERSSAAAIRAAGRHLVHLQVCGNDRGAPGGDQTNWPELVKALDDVGYTGPLNIESFTADNASIAAAASIWRPLAPSQDRLASDGLAFLRGL, from the coding sequence ATGGCGGACCGGCTCATCGGAGTGAACACCTGGGTGTGGGACTCCCCGCTGACCGACGCCAACCTGCCTCCTTTGCTGGCGAAGATCGCTGCGCTGGGCTTCAACGCGGTGGAGCTGCCGCTGGAAAACGCGGGCGACTTCACCGCCGCAATCGCCCGGCAGGCGCTTGCGGCCACGGGCCTGAAGCCCTTCATCGTGGGGGCGATGGCGCCGGGGCGGGATCTCGTCGCGGCCGATGCCGCCACCGTTGCCGCCACCCAGGATTACCTCGCCGCCTGCATCCAGATGGCGTACGACGTCGGGGCCCCCGCTGTGTGCGGACCGTTCTACTCCGCCACGGGGAGGGTTTGGCGGCTGACGGAGGCCGAACGGGCCGAGGCGTACCGCGAGCTGCGCCGCAATCTGGCGCCGCTCGCCGCCCGGGCGGCGGAGGCCGGCGTCGTTCTTGGTATTGAACCGCTCAACCGGTACGAGACCTCACTGGTCAATACCGTGGAGCAGGCGCTCGACGCCCTGGCACCGCTGCTGGGCAACGGCGTGGGGCTGGCGCTGGACAGCTACCACCTGAACATCGAGGAACGGTCCAGCGCCGCCGCCATCCGCGCGGCCGGGCGGCATCTGGTGCACCTGCAGGTCTGCGGCAATGACCGCGGGGCGCCGGGCGGGGACCAGACCAACTGGCCGGAGCTGGTGAAGGCGCTGGACGACGTCGGCTACACCGGCCCGCTGAACATCGAGAGTTTTACCGCGGACAACGCCAGCATCGCCGCCGCCGCGTCCATCTGGCGGCCGCTGGCGCCGAGCCAGGACCGCCTGGCCTCGGATGGCCTGGCCTTTCTGCGCGGGCTGTGA
- a CDS encoding substrate-binding domain-containing protein, with translation MRNQSIRTAVTLAAATSLLALTACTTDPSVTEDPGGSAAASPEATEQEWFDQALYDEQFEQRTAEFEGDPEQPYLQYIAGEMKDTSDLAVEGEQKVCFANASISNPWRQTGWITMNQQLKVLQDSGVISEMETRDAKDNDNTQIADIDYFINEGNCDAFIISPNSTAALTPAVERACDTGKPVVVFDRGVETDCATTFIHPIGGFAWGIDTATFLSERLQEGDKVVALRILPGVDVLEHRWAAAEKIFTENGIEATDYFTGADPTEIKKIISDELATGDVQGVWMDAGDGAVAAIEAFEDAGKDLPVMTGEDEMSFLRKWQETGIDALAPVYSNFQWRTPLLALEKIFKGEEVPAEWVLPQEPIPADELDQWLELNEGMPDGHYAKFGGEDLPGYPEVWQERQMP, from the coding sequence ATGCGCAATCAAAGTATCCGTACCGCGGTAACGCTCGCAGCGGCAACATCGTTGCTGGCGCTGACCGCCTGCACCACCGATCCATCCGTGACGGAGGACCCGGGCGGCAGTGCGGCGGCGTCGCCGGAGGCCACCGAGCAGGAGTGGTTCGACCAGGCGCTCTACGACGAACAGTTCGAGCAGCGTACGGCGGAATTCGAGGGGGATCCGGAGCAGCCGTACCTGCAGTACATCGCCGGCGAGATGAAGGACACCTCGGACCTCGCCGTCGAGGGCGAGCAGAAGGTCTGCTTCGCCAACGCCTCCATCTCCAACCCGTGGCGGCAGACCGGCTGGATCACCATGAACCAGCAGCTCAAGGTGCTGCAGGACTCGGGCGTGATCTCCGAGATGGAGACGCGCGACGCGAAGGACAACGACAACACGCAGATCGCCGACATCGACTACTTCATCAACGAGGGCAACTGCGACGCGTTCATCATCTCGCCCAACTCCACGGCGGCCCTGACGCCGGCCGTGGAGCGCGCTTGCGACACGGGCAAGCCCGTAGTGGTCTTCGACCGCGGCGTGGAAACGGACTGCGCCACCACCTTCATCCATCCGATCGGCGGCTTCGCCTGGGGCATCGACACCGCCACGTTCCTGTCCGAGCGGCTGCAGGAGGGCGACAAGGTAGTGGCCCTGCGCATCCTGCCCGGCGTGGACGTGCTGGAACACCGCTGGGCCGCGGCCGAGAAGATCTTCACCGAGAACGGGATCGAGGCCACGGACTACTTCACCGGCGCCGACCCGACCGAAATCAAGAAGATCATCTCCGACGAGCTGGCCACCGGGGACGTCCAGGGTGTCTGGATGGACGCCGGCGACGGCGCCGTGGCCGCGATCGAGGCCTTCGAGGACGCGGGCAAGGACCTGCCGGTGATGACCGGCGAGGACGAGATGAGCTTCCTGCGCAAGTGGCAGGAAACGGGCATCGACGCGCTGGCCCCGGTCTACTCCAACTTCCAGTGGCGCACCCCGCTGCTGGCGCTGGAGAAGATCTTCAAGGGCGAGGAAGTCCCCGCCGAGTGGGTGCTGCCGCAGGAGCCCATCCCCGCGGATGAACTCGACCAGTGGCTGGAGCTCAACGAGGGCATGCCGGACGGCCACTACGCCAAGTTCGGCGGCGAGGACCTGCCCGGCTACCCCGAGGTCTGGCAGGAACGCCAGATGCCCTGA
- a CDS encoding ABC transporter permease — protein sequence MSRTLTPSDRGAVLQQNRAGRGERFLRALRTPGGAVFVLLVALLAAIIAVNPSFGEPDSFIRFIGRTAPIAIAAIGQYFVIVSGEFDLSMGSVVTMQVITAGNLIGDDDAKVIPVLLLMFVLGAFIGLVNGLVTTLLRVPSFIVTLGMMLALLGLVLFWTGGAAQGNPADSFRQIGRGGIEGVPVLEVIPYPVIILAAVAALAFWLMRRPYGRTLIAAGDNPTAAALTGAPVWWIKTRAFMLSSLAATVAGILLVGYAGVHPSVGRGYEFTAITAVVLGGVVLGGGRGWVLSAAAGAFALESLFTLLNFVGVQSTWRDSVQGAIIIVAVAAAAKTWQRKRKGTAAPAHEAPPQQVEPPQPAQTATAAPDSTAIEQSEHHNGTTAR from the coding sequence ATGAGCCGGACCCTGACTCCCAGCGACCGCGGTGCCGTGCTGCAGCAGAACCGGGCCGGCCGCGGCGAACGCTTCCTTCGGGCGCTGCGCACCCCCGGCGGCGCCGTCTTCGTCCTGCTGGTCGCCCTGCTGGCGGCCATCATCGCGGTCAACCCGTCCTTCGGGGAACCCGATTCCTTCATCCGCTTCATTGGCCGCACCGCGCCCATCGCCATCGCCGCGATCGGGCAGTACTTCGTCATCGTTTCCGGCGAGTTCGATCTGTCCATGGGCTCCGTGGTCACCATGCAGGTGATCACCGCCGGCAACCTCATTGGCGACGACGACGCCAAGGTCATCCCGGTGCTACTGCTCATGTTCGTGCTGGGAGCCTTCATCGGGCTGGTCAACGGCCTGGTCACCACGCTGCTGCGGGTGCCGAGCTTCATCGTGACACTGGGCATGATGCTGGCCCTGCTGGGGCTGGTGCTGTTCTGGACCGGCGGCGCCGCGCAGGGCAATCCGGCGGACAGCTTCCGGCAGATCGGCCGCGGCGGCATCGAGGGTGTGCCGGTGCTGGAGGTCATCCCGTATCCGGTGATCATTCTGGCCGCGGTGGCCGCACTGGCCTTCTGGCTGATGCGCCGGCCCTACGGCCGCACGCTGATAGCGGCCGGCGACAACCCGACGGCGGCGGCGCTGACGGGAGCCCCGGTGTGGTGGATCAAGACCCGCGCCTTCATGCTCTCCTCGCTGGCCGCCACCGTTGCGGGCATCCTGCTGGTCGGCTATGCCGGTGTCCACCCGTCCGTCGGGCGAGGTTATGAGTTCACGGCGATCACCGCCGTCGTACTTGGCGGGGTTGTCCTCGGCGGCGGACGCGGCTGGGTGCTTTCCGCCGCGGCCGGTGCGTTTGCGCTGGAATCGCTGTTCACGCTGCTGAATTTCGTCGGCGTGCAGTCGACCTGGCGGGACAGCGTGCAGGGCGCCATCATCATCGTCGCCGTGGCCGCCGCCGCCAAGACCTGGCAGCGCAAACGCAAGGGCACGGCAGCGCCCGCCCACGAAGCGCCGCCTCAACAGGTCGAGCCGCCGCAACCGGCGCAGACTGCCACCGCGGCCCCGGACTCCACAGCCATCGAACAATCCGAACATCACAACGGCACCACCGCCCGCTGA
- a CDS encoding ABC transporter permease — translation MNKASGGGSIFSRLSSTHIVYLVALLTLAVGSILVATAGRSFFSPGNISSILTGTSVLGFIAIGQTLVILVGSLDLSVPYVTSLASLIAAGVMANNSANVLAGVLLALGVSALIGLFNGLIVSGLKVHGFIATLGMGLIISGYLATNFKGSFGQTPFSFRLVGATGLGPVPISTLIMLACAGLAMLLLHRTRVGHQIYAVGGNPNVARMSGIRIQTPVITAHVICSLMAGMAGLLLASRLGVGSPTVGSQGGYDLLSIAAVVLGGTLLAGGKGTITGTLGGVLIFAMMDNIMSVMQVNPFLKDVVRGIVIVVAVAVYARRRIVNRPPRFGHDGHSRQEMPGTEEPQEVRA, via the coding sequence ATGAACAAGGCCAGCGGCGGCGGCAGCATTTTCAGCCGGCTGTCCTCCACCCACATCGTCTACCTGGTCGCCCTGCTGACCCTCGCCGTCGGATCCATCCTGGTGGCCACCGCCGGACGCAGCTTCTTCAGCCCGGGCAACATCTCCAGCATCCTGACCGGCACCAGCGTGCTGGGCTTCATCGCGATCGGGCAGACGCTGGTCATCCTGGTCGGCAGCCTGGACCTTTCCGTCCCGTACGTCACCAGCCTCGCCAGCCTGATCGCCGCGGGAGTGATGGCGAACAACAGCGCCAACGTGCTCGCCGGCGTGCTGCTGGCGCTGGGCGTTTCGGCCCTGATCGGCCTGTTCAACGGGCTCATCGTGTCCGGCCTGAAGGTGCACGGCTTCATCGCCACCCTCGGCATGGGGCTGATCATCAGCGGCTACCTGGCCACCAACTTCAAGGGCAGCTTCGGCCAGACGCCGTTTTCGTTCCGGCTGGTCGGTGCCACCGGACTGGGCCCGGTGCCGATCTCCACGCTGATCATGCTGGCCTGCGCGGGCCTGGCCATGCTGCTGCTCCACCGCACGCGGGTAGGCCACCAGATCTATGCCGTCGGCGGCAATCCCAACGTCGCGCGGATGTCCGGCATCCGCATCCAGACGCCGGTCATCACCGCCCACGTCATCTGCTCGCTCATGGCCGGCATGGCGGGGCTGCTGCTGGCCAGCAGGCTCGGCGTCGGCAGCCCCACGGTTGGCTCCCAGGGCGGTTACGACCTGCTGTCCATCGCCGCGGTGGTACTCGGCGGCACCCTGCTGGCCGGCGGCAAGGGCACCATCACCGGCACCCTCGGCGGCGTCCTGATCTTCGCCATGATGGACAACATCATGTCGGTCATGCAGGTCAATCCGTTCCTCAAGGACGTGGTCCGCGGGATCGTGATCGTGGTGGCCGTGGCGGTTTACGCCCGTCGCAGAATCGTGAACCGGCCGCCGCGCTTCGGGCACGACGGACACAGCCGGCAGGAAATGCCCGGCACCGAGGAACCCCAGGAGGTGCGGGCATGA
- a CDS encoding sugar ABC transporter ATP-binding protein: MGEIISKHAGPGALSSPAGTGSVRPEAGPVLEVRGLTKSFFGIPVLEDAALKLHAGEVHGLVGENGAGKSTLMKVLAGVYQRDAGTILLDGKEVHFSHPTQAHEAGLSTVFQEFNLLPDRTVAENIYLGREPRKGMLVNKARMNATTAELLESLGITSIKPTTAVRSLSVAEQQIVEIAKAISYDARIISMDEPTAALAGPEVELLYQIVRRLQERGTAILYVSHRLREIFDLCDTITVLKDGRIVDTRPAAELDDASLVRLMVGRPISAYFPDKLPRDDADEPLTETPLLALDNAGNDQLDGISLSIAPGEIVGVAGLQGSGRTELVQGIFGAAPFTRGTMRLDGTELLPKSPRQAIRARIALITEDRKAEGLSLNQSILDNALGVIRSVFPRSTGAVKQDIPGVFSALEVIARDLDQEVQYLSGGNQQKVVLAKWLAISPRVVLLDEPTRGIDVGAKIAVYRLMRQLAAEDKAVLMVSSELPEVIGMSDRIIVMRDGRIAGELPAGATEEQILQLGTGARPAANSTTNDDGAGAAGSIQPEASNGTGERA; encoded by the coding sequence GTGGGTGAAATCATCAGCAAACATGCCGGACCCGGCGCCCTGTCTTCGCCGGCAGGAACCGGTTCCGTCAGGCCGGAAGCCGGCCCTGTCCTGGAAGTCCGCGGACTAACCAAGAGCTTCTTCGGCATTCCCGTGCTTGAGGACGCTGCGCTGAAGCTCCATGCCGGCGAGGTACACGGGCTCGTCGGCGAAAACGGCGCCGGCAAGTCCACCCTGATGAAAGTCCTGGCCGGCGTCTACCAGCGCGATGCCGGCACCATCCTGCTGGACGGCAAAGAGGTCCACTTCAGCCACCCCACCCAGGCCCACGAGGCCGGCCTCTCCACGGTCTTCCAGGAGTTCAACCTGCTGCCGGACCGCACCGTGGCCGAAAACATCTACCTCGGCCGCGAACCGCGCAAGGGCATGCTGGTCAACAAGGCCAGGATGAACGCCACCACAGCCGAGCTGCTCGAATCCCTGGGCATCACCAGCATCAAGCCGACGACGGCGGTGCGTTCCCTTTCCGTCGCCGAGCAGCAGATCGTGGAAATCGCCAAGGCCATCAGCTACGACGCGCGCATCATCTCCATGGACGAGCCGACCGCCGCGCTGGCCGGACCGGAGGTGGAACTGCTCTACCAGATCGTGCGCCGGCTGCAGGAACGCGGCACGGCCATCCTCTACGTCTCCCACCGGCTGCGCGAGATCTTCGATCTGTGCGACACCATCACGGTGCTCAAGGACGGGCGCATTGTGGACACGCGGCCCGCCGCGGAGCTCGACGACGCCTCCCTCGTCCGTCTCATGGTCGGACGCCCGATCTCCGCCTACTTCCCGGACAAACTCCCGCGCGACGACGCCGACGAGCCCCTGACCGAAACCCCGCTGCTGGCACTGGACAACGCCGGCAACGACCAGCTGGACGGTATCAGCCTGAGCATCGCCCCCGGCGAAATCGTCGGCGTCGCCGGACTCCAGGGCTCGGGCCGGACCGAGCTGGTTCAAGGCATTTTCGGCGCGGCCCCCTTCACCCGGGGCACCATGCGACTGGACGGCACGGAGCTGCTGCCCAAGTCGCCGCGGCAGGCCATCAGGGCCCGGATCGCGCTGATCACCGAGGACCGCAAGGCGGAGGGCCTGAGCCTGAACCAGTCCATCCTGGACAACGCACTGGGCGTCATCCGCTCCGTCTTCCCGCGCAGCACCGGCGCGGTCAAACAGGACATTCCCGGCGTGTTCTCGGCGCTCGAAGTCATCGCCCGGGACCTGGACCAGGAGGTGCAGTACCTCTCCGGCGGCAACCAGCAGAAGGTAGTGCTGGCCAAGTGGCTCGCCATTAGCCCGCGCGTGGTCCTGCTGGACGAGCCCACCCGCGGCATCGACGTCGGCGCCAAGATCGCGGTCTACCGCCTGATGCGCCAGCTCGCGGCCGAGGACAAAGCCGTCCTGATGGTCTCCAGCGAACTGCCCGAAGTCATCGGCATGTCGGACCGCATCATCGTCATGCGGGACGGCCGCATCGCCGGCGAACTGCCCGCCGGCGCCACCGAAGAGCAGATCCTCCAGCTCGGTACGGGCGCGAGGCCGGCAGCCAACAGCACAACCAACGACGACGGCGCGGGCGCCGCCGGAAGTATCCAGCCCGAGGCAAGCAACGGAACCGGGGAGCGCGCATGA